From a region of the Halanaerobium hydrogeniformans genome:
- the recG gene encoding ATP-dependent DNA helicase RecG codes for MNGKLLDEVQYIKGVGPKWAKKLAKLNIETVYDLLYYFPREYKDRSQISSIRYAQIGEEVTIKAEVIKVEYKKIRKNFDLLKVTFSDDTDVLNGIWYNQGYLRDIFEEGKFYLLSGKINEKTWKKYKRKEIDNPVFEKIGDNSSVLNTGRIVPIYSLTEGLTQRRLRRVMANALKKYSSYLDDKLPDFLLKKYNLPGLKTSILGMHFPKSDKHQEVSRKRLAFEEFFYFQLYALDKKQKNNIEEGIQHEAVPEIEARFLSELDFELTTAQKRVWKEISKDMESKEAMSRLLQGDVGSGKTIIAALSFLESLANDYQGVFMAPTEILAEQHYLNFLELFNNFDYEITLLTGSLKNPERREIEEKISAGDIDLIIGTHALFQEGIEYQKLGLVVIDEQHRFGVEQRHSLKEKGDNPDLLIMTATPIPRSMAMLVYGDLDLSVIDEMPPGRKRTATFWRRENRRKKIYSFLKEKIKEGRQAYIVCPLIEVSAEMPDLISAEELYEKLKNGFFADFSLALLHSGIKEEEKKEIMLQFRAGKIDILIATTVIEVGVDVSNASLMIIENAERFGLAQLHQLRGRVGRGRDQAYCILISNPPGEEAEKRLEIMTKSSDGFYIAEEDLKMRGPGEFFGTRQHGLDDLKVGSLTEDQALLEKARSEAIALVEIDNWREKYEDLLQIIEKIDLKI; via the coding sequence ATGAATGGTAAATTGTTAGATGAAGTTCAATATATAAAAGGTGTAGGTCCTAAATGGGCAAAAAAACTTGCTAAGTTAAACATTGAAACAGTTTATGATCTGCTTTATTATTTCCCCAGGGAATATAAAGATCGCAGTCAAATATCTTCAATAAGGTATGCTCAAATCGGTGAAGAAGTTACGATTAAAGCAGAAGTAATTAAAGTTGAATATAAAAAAATCAGAAAAAACTTTGATCTTCTCAAAGTAACTTTTTCTGATGATACTGATGTGCTCAATGGAATCTGGTATAATCAGGGTTATTTGCGTGATATTTTTGAAGAGGGAAAATTTTATCTTTTGAGTGGGAAAATAAATGAAAAAACATGGAAAAAATACAAACGTAAAGAAATAGATAATCCAGTATTTGAAAAAATAGGCGATAATTCTTCCGTTTTAAATACAGGAAGAATTGTGCCTATTTATTCTTTAACTGAAGGTTTAACCCAGCGTCGTCTCAGAAGAGTTATGGCTAATGCTTTAAAAAAATATAGCTCATATTTAGATGATAAATTGCCAGATTTTTTACTAAAAAAATATAACCTTCCTGGCCTAAAAACTTCAATTTTGGGTATGCATTTTCCCAAAAGTGATAAACATCAAGAAGTTTCTCGTAAACGCCTGGCTTTTGAGGAATTCTTTTATTTCCAACTTTATGCTTTAGATAAAAAGCAAAAGAATAATATAGAAGAAGGAATTCAGCATGAAGCTGTGCCAGAAATTGAAGCAAGATTTTTATCTGAGCTAGATTTTGAGTTAACTACAGCTCAAAAAAGAGTTTGGAAAGAAATTAGCAAAGATATGGAAAGCAAAGAAGCGATGAGCAGACTACTACAGGGTGATGTAGGTTCTGGTAAAACTATAATAGCAGCTCTTTCTTTTTTAGAAAGTTTAGCCAATGATTATCAGGGAGTATTTATGGCGCCAACCGAAATATTAGCTGAACAGCACTACCTGAATTTTTTGGAGCTCTTTAATAATTTTGATTATGAGATTACTCTGCTTACTGGAAGTTTAAAAAATCCAGAGCGTAGAGAAATTGAAGAAAAAATTAGCGCTGGTGATATTGACCTAATAATTGGTACTCATGCTCTTTTTCAAGAAGGTATTGAATATCAAAAATTAGGATTGGTAGTGATTGATGAACAGCATCGTTTTGGTGTGGAGCAGAGACATAGTTTAAAAGAAAAGGGAGATAATCCTGATCTATTAATTATGACTGCTACTCCTATTCCACGTTCTATGGCCATGTTGGTTTATGGTGATTTAGACCTTTCTGTAATTGATGAAATGCCTCCTGGTCGAAAAAGAACTGCTACTTTTTGGCGACGGGAAAACAGGCGAAAAAAGATTTATTCATTTCTTAAAGAAAAAATTAAAGAAGGTAGACAGGCTTATATTGTCTGCCCTTTAATTGAAGTATCAGCAGAAATGCCTGATTTGATTTCAGCAGAAGAATTGTATGAAAAATTAAAAAATGGATTTTTTGCAGATTTCAGTTTAGCTCTTTTACATAGTGGTATAAAAGAAGAGGAAAAAAAAGAGATCATGCTACAATTTCGGGCAGGAAAGATTGATATATTAATTGCCACAACTGTAATAGAAGTTGGGGTAGATGTTAGTAATGCAAGTTTAATGATAATTGAAAATGCAGAAAGATTTGGGCTTGCTCAATTACATCAGTTGAGAGGTAGAGTTGGTCGTGGTCGTGATCAGGCTTATTGTATTTTAATTTCAAATCCTCCTGGAGAAGAAGCAGAAAAAAGACTGGAAATAATGACAAAAAGTAGTGATGGATTTTATATTGCCGAAGAAGATCTTAAGATGCGTGGACCTGGAGAGTTTTTTGGCACCAGACAACATGGGCTTGATGATCTTAAAGTAGGTAGTTTAACTGAAGACCAGGCTTTATTGGAAAAAGCAAGATCAGAGGCAATAGCTTTAGTTGAAATTGATAATTGGAGAGAAAAATATGAAGATCTACTGCAGATTATAGAAAAAATAGATTTAAAAATATAG
- the rsmD gene encoding 16S rRNA (guanine(966)-N(2))-methyltransferase RsmD, translating to MRVIAGTAGGIQLKSIKGRNVRPTLDRVKESLFSMIAYYIVDAVVLDLFAGFGNLGIEALSRGAKEAEFVEIKSKHTALIEENLNKCNLAEKARVVRSDVYKYLGSTFKKYDLIFMDPPYNKKLADKAVQLILKNEILNKNGILIIEKSTEEEIKNYQELEIIKSRDYGNTLILIYKLI from the coding sequence ATGAGAGTTATTGCAGGTACAGCGGGGGGAATCCAGTTAAAAAGTATTAAAGGTAGAAATGTTAGACCAACTTTAGACAGGGTCAAAGAATCACTTTTTAGTATGATAGCATATTATATTGTAGATGCTGTTGTTTTAGATTTATTTGCCGGTTTTGGCAATCTCGGTATAGAAGCATTAAGTAGAGGGGCCAAAGAAGCAGAATTTGTGGAAATTAAATCAAAACATACTGCCTTAATCGAGGAAAATCTTAACAAATGTAATTTAGCTGAAAAAGCCAGAGTTGTTAGAAGTGATGTCTATAAATATTTAGGGTCAACCTTTAAAAAATATGATTTAATTTTTATGGATCCACCTTATAATAAAAAATTAGCAGATAAAGCAGTCCAATTAATTTTAAAAAATGAAATCTTAAATAAAAACGGTATTTTAATTATTGAAAAATCTACTGAAGAAGAAATTAAAAACTATCAAGAACTTGAAATAATCAAAAGTAGAGACTATGGTAATACATTAATACTGATCTATAAATTAATATAA
- a CDS encoding 1,4-dihydroxy-2-naphthoate polyprenyltransferase: MDINSFLKLVEIKTKAASITPFILANLYLFYHYENFNLANFSLFFLSLLAADMGTTAVNNYQDFKRAQKKEGYNYEKHNAIVKYNLSEKTVKKTILILFSAAVIIGLILFFRTDIVVLLIGALSFLVGILYTSGPVPISRTPSGEIFSGFFMGFFISFLAIYIHNLELFNIFRESSKIIIEMIYYDIIKIFIFTLPLILGISNIMLANNICDIEDDLANDRYTLAIYIGKTKSLNLFKHLYYLSYLSIIISVILNILPVYSLLALLTYLIVEKNINTFFKNQSKKETFELAVQNFLIINYATALTLIIALIF; encoded by the coding sequence TTGGATATAAATTCATTTTTAAAATTGGTTGAAATTAAAACAAAAGCAGCCAGTATAACCCCTTTTATTTTAGCTAACTTATATTTATTTTATCATTATGAAAATTTTAATTTAGCTAATTTTAGCCTGTTTTTTCTTTCTTTATTAGCTGCAGATATGGGAACAACTGCGGTTAATAATTATCAAGACTTTAAAAGAGCACAAAAAAAAGAGGGCTATAATTATGAAAAACATAATGCCATCGTTAAATATAATTTAAGTGAAAAAACAGTTAAAAAGACTATTTTAATTTTATTTTCTGCAGCTGTTATAATAGGTCTAATTCTTTTTTTTAGAACAGATATAGTCGTACTTTTAATCGGTGCTTTATCTTTTTTGGTGGGGATATTATACACTTCTGGCCCAGTACCAATTTCTAGAACACCTTCGGGTGAAATTTTTTCTGGTTTTTTTATGGGTTTTTTTATAAGCTTTTTGGCTATTTATATTCATAACCTGGAATTATTTAATATTTTTAGAGAGTCAAGTAAAATTATTATTGAAATGATTTATTATGATATTATCAAGATTTTTATTTTTACATTACCCCTGATTTTAGGAATTTCAAATATCATGTTGGCAAATAATATTTGTGATATAGAAGACGACCTTGCAAATGATCGTTATACATTGGCAATTTATATAGGAAAGACTAAAAGTTTAAATTTATTTAAACATTTATATTATCTCAGCTATTTGTCAATCATTATTTCTGTGATATTAAATATACTGCCTGTTTATTCACTCTTAGCCCTGTTAACCTATTTAATAGTAGAGAAAAATATTAATACTTTTTTTAAAAATCAGAGTAAAAAAGAAACATTTGAACTTGCAGTGCAGAATTTTTTGATTATTAATTATGCTACTGCTCTTACTTTAATAATTGCTTTAATTTTTTAA
- a CDS encoding DAK2 domain-containing protein codes for MTNNDKQQELKIIDSENFRDMIFAALHWLKEQKSFIDSLNVFPVPDGDTGTNMFLTFKEAAAALESNDSNSCSDLAQSLSKGALMGARGNSGVILSQLIRGFSQSLKGKKKIKGKDLAQALNKASEVAYHGVLKPVEGTILTVAREAAEQALKTVDETKDIIKIMEATIEEAEESLARTPELLDVLKEAEVVDAGGQGFVSILKGMLKGLKGEEIDFDSAKKELRKQHSTIAEDIKFTYCTQLLIEVDTRTKEIERMISKIQRDMQSYGDSIMVVGDDDIIKIHVHTNHPGVLLEYGLKKGKVFDIKIDNMKKQNIEKVEKEKDPAFDHSEFHFEDKAVSGTTEAKPEKAQTEDKEIEAKDSESEVIEVTKNTAIISVANGEGIVNILKELGVDIVIEGGQSMNPSTNDFVKAVEKINIDNIIILPNNKNIISAAKQVSEVSNKNIAIIETKTIPQAISALMVYNDEYSPAELKEEMEEEIEYVKTLEITKAVKDSKVNGMQINEGDYIGLCDGDIIVTAENIEETIMLLLDKTNEAEELVTIYYGESIKEEEAEGLKKSMEEKYNFDEIEVYKGGQPLYPYIISLE; via the coding sequence ATGACAAATAATGATAAACAGCAGGAATTAAAGATTATCGACTCAGAAAATTTTAGGGACATGATTTTTGCAGCTTTACACTGGTTAAAAGAGCAAAAATCTTTTATTGATTCATTAAATGTCTTCCCCGTTCCTGATGGGGATACAGGAACAAATATGTTTTTAACATTTAAGGAGGCTGCAGCAGCTCTTGAAAGTAATGATTCAAATAGCTGTTCAGATTTAGCTCAATCCCTTTCTAAAGGTGCATTAATGGGAGCAAGGGGTAATTCAGGTGTTATATTGTCTCAGTTAATCAGAGGTTTTTCTCAATCTTTAAAGGGTAAAAAAAAGATAAAGGGTAAAGATCTGGCCCAGGCTTTAAATAAGGCTTCTGAGGTTGCCTATCACGGTGTTTTAAAACCTGTGGAAGGGACAATACTAACAGTAGCAAGGGAAGCTGCTGAGCAAGCTTTAAAAACAGTAGATGAAACAAAAGATATTATTAAAATAATGGAAGCAACAATTGAAGAAGCTGAAGAATCACTGGCAAGAACACCTGAATTATTAGATGTTTTAAAAGAAGCAGAGGTTGTTGATGCCGGGGGTCAGGGTTTTGTATCGATTTTAAAGGGGATGTTAAAAGGTTTAAAAGGAGAAGAAATTGATTTTGACTCTGCTAAAAAAGAATTAAGAAAACAGCATTCAACAATAGCTGAAGATATTAAATTTACCTACTGCACTCAACTTTTGATAGAGGTTGATACCCGCACTAAAGAAATCGAGAGGATGATTTCAAAAATTCAGCGTGATATGCAGAGCTATGGTGATTCTATAATGGTTGTTGGTGATGATGATATTATTAAAATTCATGTCCATACAAATCATCCAGGGGTGCTTTTAGAATATGGACTAAAAAAAGGTAAAGTTTTTGATATTAAGATCGATAATATGAAAAAGCAAAATATTGAAAAAGTGGAGAAAGAAAAAGATCCAGCTTTTGATCACTCAGAATTTCATTTTGAAGATAAAGCTGTTTCTGGAACTACAGAAGCTAAACCTGAGAAAGCCCAGACTGAAGATAAAGAAATTGAAGCAAAAGATAGTGAAAGCGAAGTTATTGAAGTCACAAAAAATACCGCTATAATTTCAGTTGCTAATGGGGAAGGTATAGTAAATATCTTAAAAGAATTAGGGGTTGACATTGTTATAGAAGGTGGTCAATCAATGAATCCTTCTACTAATGATTTTGTTAAGGCTGTTGAAAAAATCAATATTGACAATATTATTATTTTACCCAATAATAAAAATATTATTTCTGCAGCTAAACAGGTTTCAGAAGTGAGCAATAAAAATATTGCTATAATTGAAACTAAAACTATTCCCCAGGCTATTTCTGCTTTAATGGTTTATAATGACGAATATAGTCCAGCAGAATTGAAGGAAGAGATGGAAGAAGAAATTGAATATGTTAAGACTCTGGAGATAACTAAAGCAGTTAAAGACTCTAAAGTTAATGGAATGCAAATAAATGAAGGTGATTATATTGGCCTGTGTGATGGTGATATTATTGTAACAGCAGAAAATATTGAAGAAACAATAATGTTATTATTAGATAAGACAAATGAAGCAGAAGAACTGGTTACAATATATTATGGTGAGTCTATAAAAGAAGAGGAAGCAGAAGGTTTGAAAAAATCTATGGAAGAAAAATATAATTTTGATGAAATAGAAGTATATAAGGGTGGACAGCCACTTTACCCCTATATTATCTCATTGGAATAA
- a CDS encoding tRNA lysidine(34) synthetase, with amino-acid sequence MKLSLDSSLTAEIVKAIAEFNLIDACDKIAVGVSGGKDSSFLLYCLKILQLHFKIDFSLKAVYVDPGFGDSQAEDNLSTLTKELGVDFKVIRTKIKDYIQKDSNPCSKCAHFRKGAIIEYLNKINYNKLAFGHHLDDAVETFLLSIFYSGQLQALKANRYLSENKINIIRPLIYLRETQIENEIEKKNFKIAKSSCPYDDASARSKVRQDFKGFFEDEQLFANLISAMRKKDNFELWPQKMDYNILKKKMKNYWK; translated from the coding sequence ATGAAACTAAGTTTAGATAGCAGTTTGACGGCCGAAATTGTAAAAGCAATTGCAGAGTTTAATTTAATTGATGCGTGTGATAAAATAGCGGTAGGAGTTTCTGGAGGAAAAGATAGCAGCTTTTTGTTGTACTGCCTAAAAATATTGCAGCTTCATTTCAAAATAGATTTTTCATTAAAGGCGGTTTATGTAGATCCTGGTTTTGGTGATTCACAGGCAGAGGATAATTTAAGCACTTTGACAAAAGAGCTAGGAGTAGATTTTAAAGTTATTAGAACAAAAATTAAAGACTATATTCAAAAAGATTCTAATCCCTGTTCAAAGTGTGCTCACTTTCGCAAAGGAGCTATCATAGAATACTTAAATAAAATAAATTATAATAAACTTGCCTTCGGTCATCATTTAGATGATGCTGTAGAAACTTTTTTGTTGAGTATTTTTTATTCAGGTCAGTTGCAGGCTTTAAAGGCTAATAGATATTTAAGTGAGAATAAAATTAATATTATTAGGCCTTTAATATATTTAAGAGAGACACAAATCGAAAATGAAATTGAAAAAAAGAACTTTAAAATTGCTAAAAGTAGTTGTCCTTATGATGATGCTTCTGCTCGTTCAAAAGTAAGACAGGATTTCAAAGGCTTTTTTGAGGATGAACAGTTATTTGCAAATTTAATTTCAGCTATGCGAAAAAAAGATAATTTTGAGCTCTGGCCTCAAAAGATGGATTATAATATTTTAAAAAAGAAGATGAAAAATTATTGGAAATAA
- the rpmB gene encoding 50S ribosomal protein L28 gives MSRVCDICGKGGNKATSIQRRGKAKKKGGVGRNITSRSKRTQRPNLQKVKAIVDGSPKRIKVCTQCLKSGKVERAY, from the coding sequence ATGTCTAGAGTCTGCGATATATGCGGAAAAGGTGGTAATAAAGCTACTAGTATCCAAAGACGTGGTAAAGCTAAGAAAAAAGGTGGAGTAGGACGTAATATAACAAGTCGTTCAAAAAGAACACAACGCCCTAACCTACAAAAAGTTAAAGCAATTGTTGATGGTTCTCCAAAAAGAATCAAGGTTTGTACTCAATGTCTAAAATCAGGAAAAGTTGAGAGAGCCTATTAA
- the coaD gene encoding pantetheine-phosphate adenylyltransferase: MINKVVYPGSFDPVTNGHLDIVERAANMFDQVVVAVFFNPNKEPIFSMEERVKMLDLATESLDNVTVDSFSGLTTKYVHSIGGGAILRGLRAVSDFEGEFQMASMNKHLDEDIETIFLMTDTKYAFLSSSVIKEAAYFDGDIKELVPKFVYKKLKERITNNQE; encoded by the coding sequence GTGATAAATAAGGTTGTTTATCCAGGTAGTTTTGACCCTGTAACAAATGGTCATCTAGATATAGTAGAAAGAGCAGCAAATATGTTTGACCAGGTAGTAGTCGCTGTTTTTTTTAATCCAAACAAAGAACCTATTTTTTCTATGGAAGAAAGGGTAAAAATGTTAGATTTAGCAACAGAGTCTTTAGACAATGTTACAGTTGATTCATTTTCTGGTTTAACTACTAAATATGTTCATTCAATAGGTGGTGGAGCTATACTAAGGGGTCTTAGAGCCGTGTCTGATTTTGAGGGAGAATTCCAAATGGCATCTATGAACAAACATCTTGATGAAGATATAGAAACGATTTTCTTGATGACAGATACTAAATATGCATTTTTAAGCTCAAGTGTTATTAAAGAAGCAGCTTACTTTGATGGAGATATTAAAGAATTAGTCCCCAAATTTGTTTATAAAAAATTAAAAGAAAGAATCACCAATAATCAAGAATAA
- a CDS encoding thiamine diphosphokinase has protein sequence MVDNKALLVLNGELDMNEKEIKKLITDDQINYVIAVDGGADKLRELDIVPYSIIGDLDSISEHTKKFFVDQGVEIKKYPVEKDQTDSELAVDYCVDKSLKKVVLIAALGGRIDQELANLNLLEYIITHQLEGKIIAKNIEIALITGFKAFQGKENYRLSLIPQTKIVKDVSIKGCKYNLRNKDLFRHKTRGISNLITEKKAEISLEEGSLLYILEKIT, from the coding sequence ATGGTTGATAATAAAGCTCTATTAGTCTTAAATGGAGAGCTGGATATGAATGAGAAGGAGATAAAAAAGCTTATAACAGATGATCAAATTAATTATGTAATAGCAGTTGATGGTGGAGCAGATAAATTAAGAGAATTAGATATAGTTCCTTATAGTATTATAGGTGATTTAGATTCGATTTCCGAACACACAAAAAAGTTTTTTGTAGATCAAGGTGTGGAAATCAAAAAGTACCCTGTTGAAAAAGATCAAACGGACAGTGAGCTAGCAGTTGATTACTGTGTTGATAAATCGCTTAAAAAAGTAGTTCTCATTGCTGCCCTTGGAGGAAGAATTGATCAGGAATTAGCAAATCTAAATTTATTAGAATATATAATTACTCATCAGCTTGAAGGTAAAATAATTGCGAAAAATATTGAAATAGCCCTAATAACAGGATTTAAAGCTTTTCAAGGAAAAGAAAATTATAGACTTTCTTTAATCCCGCAAACTAAGATTGTTAAAGATGTGTCTATCAAAGGCTGCAAATATAATTTAAGAAACAAAGATTTATTCAGACATAAAACTCGTGGAATAAGTAACTTGATTACTGAAAAGAAGGCAGAAATTTCTCTAGAAGAAGGCTCATTACTTTATATTTTAGAAAAAATAACATAA
- a CDS encoding DegV family protein yields the protein MIALVTDSTCDLPKETMEKYNIEVVPLTVHFGDDTYYDKEDLKIDQFFTLMESSSKLPSTSQPSVGLFMEKYEELAEKYDKIISIHISGALSGTCESARLASVQVKGVDVEVIDSRSTSTGLGFMVILAAQMIEKGKNVAEIKNKIIEERKNLTIYFTVNELTYLEKGGRIGKAQAFLGSVLNFNPILELSAEKGEITPKEKVRGYSKTNKKLLELTMNTIGDEKTFNLAYIYGKDSDNYTEFKELIDAELTNKKDLNFDILENRIGAVLSSHTGPLVYGIVIYKGELPEA from the coding sequence ATGATAGCTCTTGTAACTGATAGCACCTGTGATTTACCAAAGGAAACAATGGAGAAATATAATATAGAAGTTGTTCCTTTAACAGTTCACTTTGGTGATGATACCTATTATGATAAAGAGGATCTTAAAATTGATCAATTCTTTACTCTAATGGAAAGCTCATCTAAACTTCCTTCCACTTCTCAGCCTTCAGTAGGGCTTTTTATGGAGAAATATGAAGAGCTTGCAGAGAAATACGATAAAATTATTTCTATCCATATATCTGGAGCTTTAAGCGGAACCTGTGAGTCGGCCAGACTTGCATCGGTCCAGGTTAAAGGGGTTGATGTAGAAGTTATCGATTCGCGCTCCACAAGTACCGGCCTTGGATTTATGGTGATCTTAGCTGCTCAAATGATTGAAAAAGGGAAAAATGTAGCAGAGATTAAAAATAAGATTATTGAAGAAAGAAAAAATCTAACAATTTATTTTACCGTTAATGAATTAACCTATCTTGAAAAAGGCGGAAGAATAGGTAAAGCTCAAGCCTTTTTAGGTAGTGTATTGAATTTTAATCCGATTTTAGAGCTTTCAGCAGAAAAAGGTGAAATAACTCCTAAAGAAAAAGTTAGAGGTTATAGTAAAACCAACAAAAAATTGCTTGAATTAACCATGAATACAATTGGTGATGAAAAAACTTTTAATTTAGCCTACATTTATGGCAAGGATAGTGATAATTATACAGAGTTTAAAGAACTAATAGATGCTGAATTAACTAATAAAAAAGATTTAAATTTTGATATATTAGAAAATCGAATAGGTGCTGTATTAAGTTCTCATACTGGCCCTTTAGTTTATGGAATAGTTATCTATAAAGGAGAATTACCTGAGGCATGA
- a CDS encoding YccF domain-containing protein, with amino-acid sequence MKLIANIIWFIFGGFIEAVLWVFFGILWSITIIGIPVGKQCFKMAKMQIAPFGKEVVEKKRSSLGLIANIIWIIFFGWELALVNLISALIFAVTIIGIPFAKQSLKLAYLSLMPFGKDIVKSK; translated from the coding sequence ATGAAATTAATAGCTAATATAATCTGGTTTATATTTGGTGGTTTTATTGAAGCAGTTCTCTGGGTATTTTTTGGCATTTTATGGTCAATAACAATTATAGGTATTCCAGTTGGTAAACAGTGCTTTAAAATGGCAAAAATGCAGATTGCTCCTTTTGGTAAAGAGGTTGTAGAGAAAAAAAGATCTTCTTTAGGCCTGATTGCAAATATTATCTGGATTATATTTTTTGGCTGGGAGTTAGCTTTAGTGAATTTAATATCAGCTTTAATTTTTGCAGTTACCATAATCGGAATTCCTTTTGCTAAACAGAGCCTTAAATTAGCCTATTTATCTTTAATGCCTTTTGGCAAAGATATTGTTAAAAGCAAATGA
- a CDS encoding Asp23/Gls24 family envelope stress response protein, which translates to MEKELKNNYGKILIDEEVIAKTAGLAVMECYGLVGMSSRGMQDGLADLLGLDNISKGVGVEIAKDKVHLDLNIIVEYGTNINEVAHNVMERVRYTLENKLGLDDITIDVNVRGVRVGDDK; encoded by the coding sequence ATGGAAAAAGAATTAAAAAATAATTATGGGAAAATTTTAATTGATGAAGAAGTAATAGCAAAAACTGCCGGTTTAGCAGTAATGGAATGTTATGGTCTTGTTGGTATGTCTTCACGTGGTATGCAGGATGGACTTGCAGACTTGTTGGGATTGGATAATATTAGTAAAGGTGTTGGTGTTGAGATAGCTAAAGATAAAGTCCACCTTGACCTTAATATTATTGTAGAATATGGGACAAATATTAATGAAGTTGCACATAATGTTATGGAAAGAGTTAGATATACACTAGAAAATAAATTAGGTTTAGATGATATTACGATAGATGTTAATGTTAGGGGAGTGAGAGTTGGGGATGACAAATAA
- the rpe gene encoding ribulose-phosphate 3-epimerase, with amino-acid sequence MKTEFAPSLLSADFSQLKEELKSVKEADYLHFDVMDGVYVPNITFGPTLIKALRSHSDLPFDTHLMITKPERYIKEFAEAGSDILTVHVEATEHVHRVIQMIKEMGIKAGCSLNPATPLEGLKYLLPDLDQILIMSVNPGFGGQAYIPQITEKIKSLSKIIKENNYDCKIEVDGGIKTHNLKTIVDAGADIIVAGSAIFGQEEPAAALAEMRRIADNG; translated from the coding sequence ATGAAAACTGAATTTGCACCCTCATTACTTTCAGCTGATTTTAGTCAGCTAAAAGAAGAGTTGAAATCTGTTAAAGAAGCAGATTACTTACATTTTGATGTGATGGATGGAGTTTATGTTCCAAATATAACCTTTGGCCCAACTTTAATTAAAGCATTAAGATCTCATTCTGATTTACCATTTGATACCCATTTGATGATTACGAAACCAGAAAGATATATAAAAGAATTTGCTGAAGCAGGTTCAGATATTTTAACCGTTCATGTAGAGGCTACCGAACATGTGCATCGAGTAATTCAGATGATTAAAGAGATGGGAATTAAAGCAGGTTGTTCTCTTAATCCTGCAACTCCACTTGAAGGATTGAAATATTTACTGCCTGATCTGGATCAGATTTTAATTATGTCTGTAAATCCCGGTTTTGGTGGTCAAGCATATATACCACAAATAACTGAAAAAATTAAAAGTCTATCTAAAATTATTAAAGAGAATAATTATGACTGTAAAATAGAGGTTGATGGAGGGATTAAAACTCATAACTTGAAAACAATAGTTGATGCAGGAGCTGATATTATTGTAGCTGGTTCAGCTATATTTGGACAGGAAGAACCGGCAGCAGCTTTAGCAGAAATGAGGAGAATTGCAGATAATGGTTGA